The stretch of DNA CGAGGGCAGCCGGGTCAGCCTGTTCACCGACAACGGCGTATTGCGTGGCAGCGTGTTGCCGCTGATGGCCTCCGGGCACGCCTTCAACACCGCGGTGGACGAGATGCCCATCAGTTGGGACCACATCGAATTGCGCCTGGATGCCTACTGCACCACCCGCGCCGACTGCGAGTCGCTGGGCATCGGCGTCGGCGATTTCGTCGCGTTCGATCCCTTGCCGGAGTTCACCGAAAGCGGCCATATCAGCGCCCGTCACCTCGACGACAAGGCTGGAGTCGCGGCGCTGCTGGCCGCGCTCAAGGCCATCGTCGACAGCAGCGAGCCACTGATGATCGACTGCCATCCGCTGTTCACCATCACCGAAGAAACCGGCAGCGGCGCGGCGGCGGCCCTGCCCTGGGACGTCAGCGAATTCGTCGGCATCGACATCGCCCCGGTCGCCCCCGGCCAGCATTCCAGCGAGCACGCGGTGAGCGTGGCCATGCAGGACTCCGGCGGGCCTTACGACTATCACCTGTCGCGCCACCTGCTGCGCCTGGCCACGGAACACGAATTGCCGGTGCGCCGCGACCTGTTCCGCTACTACTTCAGCGATGCCCATTCGGCGGTCACCGCCGGCCACGATATCCGTACCGCCCTGCTGGCCTTCGGTTGCGACGCCACCCACGGCTACGAGCGCACCCATATCGACAGCCTGGCGGCCCTCAGCCGCCTGCTGGGCGCCTACATTCTCAGCCCGCCGGTGTTCGCCAGCGACGCACAGCCGGCCCAGGGTTCCCTGGACCGTTTCAGCCATCAGCTGGAACACGACACACAAATGGAAAGCGACACCCGGGTGCCGTCGGTGGACAGCCTGGTGGGGCAAAAGTCCTGAGGTGAAAAGCCCTGAAGGGAAAAGCCCGGCCCCGCGCGAGGTTTGCCTAGCCGCGCGGGGCCCGGCGCAGTAGGATCCGGGATTGTTTGCCGGAGGCCCGTATGCTGATTCCCCATGACCAACTAGAAGTCGACACCCTGACCCGCCTGATCGAAGACTTCGTCACCCGCGACGGCACCGACAATGGCGACGACACCCCGCTGGAAACCCGCGTCCTGCGCGTGCGCCAGGCGCTGACCAAGGGCCAGGCGGTGATCGTCTTCGACCCGGACAGCGAGCAGTGCCAGTTGATGCTCAAGCACGATGTGCCCAAGGAATTGTTCGACTGATTCCCGGCCGGGACCGGGCGCCATCGCGGCGCCCGCAACCCGGCCAGTTCCTAACCGTTGGTAAAGCGCGGCCCGAACAGAATGATGCTCGCGCCGATCACGCACAGCGCCACCCCCAGCCAGTCCGAACTCAGCAGCCGCACCCGCTCCACCATACCCAGCCAGCCGATCGAGGCGATGATGTAGATCCCGCCGTACGCCGCATAGGCGCGGCCGGCGTAGCTCGCTTCGATCTTGGTCAGCAACAGAGCGAAGAGCATCAGGCTCGCCAGCGCCGGGACCATCCACCAGGCGCTTTTGCCCTGGCGCAGCCACATCCAGAAGGCGTAGCAGCCGGCGATCTCGAACAGCGCGGCGAGGAAGAACCACAGGTAATTGAGCATGCAAGGTCTCGTCAGGGATGCCAGATGCTGGCAACCCTAACGACGCGCCGGGGCAGGAGCAAGCTCAGCTGGCGTTTTGCTTGGCCTTGGCGCGCATCTTGTCGGCCATGAGGGTCATTTCGTCGTACAGCAACTGCGGGTTCTTCTGCTTCAGGGCCCAGGCCATGCGTCCCTGTTCGTGGGGCAGGATCATGAATTCGCCGGCGGCGACCCGGGTGTAGATGTAGTCGGCGATGTCCGCCGCGCTGATCGGCGAGCTTTCCAGCAGCTTGCCGACCTGGGCCTTCATCGCCGGGGTCGGGCCACGGAACGAATCCAGCAGGTTGGTCTGGAAGAACGACGGGCATACCACGTGCACGCCGATTTCCTGCTGGGCCAGTTCGATCAACAGGCTTTCGGACAGGGCCACCACGCCGGCCTTGGCCACGTTGTAGTTGCTCATCGCCGGGCCCTGCATCAAGGCCGCCATCGAGGCGATGTTGATGATCCGGCCCTTGCTCTTTTCCAACAGCGGCAGGAACGCCTTGCAGCCCTTGACCACGCCCATCAGGTTGATCGCGATCTGCCAGTCCCAGTCCTCCAGGGACAATTCGCTGAAGAAGCCGCCGGAGGCCACGCCGGCGTTATTGACGATCACATCGATGCCGCCGAGCTTGACCTCGCAGGCCTGGGCGAAGGCTGTCAACTGGCTGTAGTCACGCACGTCGCAACGTTGCACGAAGCCATCGCCGCCGGCTTGGCGTACCAGCCTGAGGGTTTCCTGCAGGCCGGGTTCGCTGACATCCGACAACGCCAACTGCCAGCCTTCGCGCGCCCAGCGCAGAGCGATTTCGCGACCCAGGCCGGATCCGGCGCCAGTGATCATCATGCGATTTTGCATAGGAGTTGCCTTGTTGTTCCGGGGAAGATGAGGCGAGTGTAGCGAAGGATTTTGTGCCGCCCACGCACCATCAGATTGCTGAATGCCCCAGGCAAACCGGGGCCTCGGTGCGACTTCCCGCGGTGTTGCACGTTCAACTCGATGGCCACCGGCAGCAGGTACGAAAAGAAATAGGCCTGCGTGCAAAAAGCATTAAAAAAACTTGGAATCATCCTTCAAGGCACAGAGTCCGAATGATTAAGCGGTACGGATTAATTGCCTTCGAGTCCAGCCGCGCCTTCGATCATCCAATAAGGACAACGACATGGGCACAATCCTGATCATTATTCTGATTCTTCTGCTGATCGGTGGTCTTCCAGTGTTCCCGCACTCCAGAAGCTGGGGTTATGGCCCGTCCGGCATCATCGGTGTGGTGCTGGTGGTGTTGCTGGTTCTCCTGTTACTGGGCCGGATATAGGTTTCGCCAGTTCATGTCCGGCACTTTAATAACCGTCAAAAAAAAGAGGCCCGAGGGCCTCTTTTTCATTAGCGCAATGAATCAGTCCGGCGTGCCGTGCACCACGCCTGCGGTGTTATCCAGCAGGCTCTTGGTAGCGGTTTGCAGGAAAGCTTCCAGCTTGTGCTTCAACTCGGCGGTACGCGGTGCGTCCGGCACCACTTCGGCATGCGGATTGGCGCCCAGTTCGTACTGGTAGATCTTCGGCGCCATTTCCTTCTCGCGCGGCAGTACCAGGATCTGGTCGGCGGTGACGATAGCCGTGGTCTGCTCGCTGCCCGACGGCTTGATCACGCCAAAGCCGGTGTCGCCTTCCGGCAGGTTGAGCAGGTCGCGGCCCCAGCACTGGTGACGCACTTCGCCACCGAGGCGGCCCATGATGGTCGGCACGATATCGACCTGGGTGCCCACGGTGTGGTTGCGCTGGCCGAATTTTTCCTGGATGCCCGGAGCGATCATCAGCATCGGCACGTTGAAGCGGCCCAGGTCCATTTCGGTGATCTGGCGCTCGTTGCCAAAACCATGGTCACCCACGATCACGAACAGCGTCTCCTTGAAGTACGGCTCCTTGCGCGCCTTCTCGAAGAACTGGCCAAGGGCCCAGTCGGAATAGCGCATGGCGGTCAGGTGTTCGTTCAGGCTGCCACGGTCGGTCACCTTCTCCACCGGCAATGGCGTCGGCAAGGCGTACGGGGTGTGGTTGGACAGGGTCTGCAGCAGGGCATAGAACGGCTTGCCGTTTTCCCGCGCCTTCAACTCTTCCAGGCCACGGTTGAACATGTCCTGGTCGGATACGCCCCAGGTCGGATCGGAGAACACCGGATCGACGAAGTCGTTGCGACCGACGAAGTTGGTCATGCCCTGGTTGCTGAAGAAGCCCGACTGGTTGTCCCAGGCGAAATCGCCGTTGTAGACATACACGTCGTCATACTTGCGGGCGCTCAGCACCTGCGGCAGGCCGGACAGCTTGTGGCTGCCTTCCGGGGTCTGCATCAGGTATTCGAAACCCGGCAGGTTGGGGAAGCAGGCCATGGTGGCGAACATGCCCTGGTGGGTATGGGTGCCGTTGGAGAAGAAGCGGTCGAACAGCAGGCCTTCCTTGGACAGTTGGTCCAGGTACGGGGTGATATTGCCTGGAGCGCCCAGGGCACCCACCGAGTGACCGGCCATGCTTTCCATCAGGATCACGACCACGTTCTTGATCGGCAGGGTCTTGTCGGCCGGTGGCGTGTAGTCGCGGCGCACGGCGGCGATATCGGCGTCCACCAGCTTGTCGTCCGGCATCACCAGCAGGTCGCGCACCACTTGCTGCGCCTCGGGCTGCGGCAGGGTGGCTTTCCAGATATTGCTGCGGTCCTCGCCCATCCGGCTCTTGGCCGCCTCGACCAGCGACAGCGTGCCGTTGAGGCCCAGCTGGTTGGCGAAGTTCGATTCGGTGGTGTAGACGTCACCCCAGCGCAGTGGCGGGCCCTGGCGCAGGGTGCCGCGGGCGGCGACCACGCAGACCAGCAGGCAGACCACGAATACGCCGATACGGGCGTACCACGGGGCGACCTGCCGGGTGCCGATGCTGCCGCCGCTGAACGGGCCACGCGGCCGGGTCGCGCGGTCGGCGCCCTTGAACGCCAGGCTCAGCAGCCAGGTGCCGACCGCCCAGGCCAGCAGGTAGCGCACCACCGGGAAGCCGTACCAGAGCATGCTCATCACGGTTTTCGGGTCTTCCTTCACATACTGGAAGACCAGGCCGTTGAGGCGCTGGTGGAACTCGCGGTAGAAGTCCATCTCCATCAGGCCGAGGAACAGCGCGATGCTCGAAACGATGGTCAGCCAGAAGCGGAAGAAACCGCGAGCCGCCATGGCCCGGGCACTGAACAGCGCCAGCAGCAGCGGGATGCTGAGGTAGACCACCAGGCGCACATCGAAGCGCAGGCCGTTGGCGAAGGCTTCAAGGAAGGTCGAGGCCGGTGTGTCGAGGATCATCTCGCGGTTGTAGACCAGCAGCGCCACGCGCAGCAAAGACAGCATGACCATCATGGCCAGCGCGCAGAGCAGCGTATAAGCCAGATGCGATTTGACGGTCGGTTGCAGCAGGCGACTCGAGGCTCGCTGCTGACTCAGGACGTCCGGGTTTGCCATATCGTTTTAGGACCCAATGGAAGTTGAAGTTGCGAAAAGAATGCAGCTGCGCTTTGCCCTCTTGTAGCCATTCAGGGCTGGGGGGATGGCGCGGTGCGCAAATGTTGCACGATCAGCAGCGGCATTGCCATTGATTACTGGCAGGCGCCCTCCCCTGGCCGGCAATGGCCCAGAGCCAGGGATCGCAATCGGAGATCGCACGGGAGCAGCGGAAAAACAGCGCTGGAGAATTGTCATGGAGACTTTGTGAAAATTTCGTGCAGCGCATATTTGGTCACATAAAAAAGGGCCTGGCGGCCCCTTTTGAACCTCACGCCAGCCTTCAGAGCCGTACGTTGCCTCGCGGCCCGGCAATCGCCCAGATGATCAGGCCCAGCACCGGCAACAGGATGATCAGCAACACCCAGAGGATTTTCATCCCGGTTTCGGCACTGCTTTTAAGTACATTGATGATCGCCCAGATGTCCAGCGCGAGGATAATCAGTCCAACCAGCGTATTGAAAGTGGAACCCATGGTGTCGCTCCTAAATGAGGGCTTGCCCACTTAGGATAGTCGGCCGGCAGCGGGGTTCCTTTTTATTGCCTGCGCGGTCGGCCTGTGGCCCGCGGCTCAGACGTGAACCGCGACCTTGAGCGCTTCCAGGGACGGCGCGGCGGCAATGCCGGCTTCGGCGCACAGCTGCAGCACCCGCGGCACGTCGTTGCCGTAGACCAGCACCACTTGCAGCTCGTCGTCCAGCAACTGGCTGAAGTTCATCAGCACGTAACCGCCGTTTTCCGGGTTCATGCTGCCCATCTGGATCTGGATGCGGTTGAGCGCGGTCAGGGCCTCGGTCTTGGCCAGTTGCTTGGGCTTGATATTGAACGCCACGCCCGGGCCGAAAGACGCGACGATCTGCGCGAACAGGTCCATGTAGGTGTCGGCCTGGAACAGCACGGTGTCCGGCAGGCTGCCGACCACCACCCATTCGCCCAGCGGGATCGGGAAGCTGTCGTCGTAGTTGATGTCCGGATTGGCGGCCAGGAAAGCCTGGGGATCGGCGTAGGCCTGGGCGGCCTCATCGGCGATCCGCAGGATTTCTTCTTCGCCCATGCAGCCGGAGCTGATTTTTGTGATGAGTTCTGCGAGGACGTTTTTCATGGGCGAATCCTGTTACGGGTCAATGGCGGGCGCGCAGGATAGCCTAACCCGGCCCGCGAACCTACCGCCGCGACCCAGGCATGGCCCTGGCCCGACGGTATGCGCCGTTCAGCTCAGCCCAGCAACTTCTGCAATTGCGCGGTGGTGTCGACGGCGCCCATGGTCTTCGCCGCGTCCAGTGCGCTCACGCCATTGGCGTCGGTGGCCCGCGGGTTGGCGCCCTTGCCGATGAGGTAGTCGACGATTTCCGTGCGATTGAACATCGCCGCCATCATCAGCGCGGTACGCCCGTCGAAGGACGAGCCTTCCACCTCGGCACCGCCCTCCACCAACGCCTTGACCACCGCCAGGTCGCCCTTGAAGGCCGCGCCGGCGATCGGGCTCTGGCCGTTGTTGTTACGGATCTCGGGGTCGGCCTTGTGCTTGAGCAGCACCTGCACCGCGTCCACATGCCCGTAGTAGCTGGCCAGCATCAGTAGGGTGTCGCCCTTGTGATTGCGCAGGTTGACCGGCAGACCGCTGCTCGCCAGCTTGTCGAGCATCTGGGCGTCGCCTTGACGGGCGACGTTGAAGACCTGCTCGGTAAACTCGGCGGCTTCTTCTGCGGTCATCTGGCGGCTTTTGTCTGACATCGGGAACTCCACTTTCGGCCAATCGGAAAGCCGCTAGTGTCCCCAAGCGGCTCCCGCCCTGTCATCCCTTTTTTCTCAAGAGCGGCCATAGCCAGAATCAATAACGGTGCCGACCGGCACAAATATCCGCCAGGACCGCCTCCGTCACCCGGACATAGGTCGCCGAACCCGGCAACCAAGCGTATACCGGGTCGCCGCCGGTTTTCGACGGGTCGAAGGCTTCTTCCTTGAGCCGGGTCTTCTGGTACTTGAAGGTGCCGGTGGTCTCCATCTTCACCTTGACCCGCAGGAACAGCGGCACCGCGTAGCCCGGCAGATGCTCGCGGGCGAACTGCAACAGCTCGGTGAAATCCAGGGTCGCCAGGGATTCGGCCGGGGTGATCGCCGCCATCCCGGCACGACCGTTGGTGTTGTGCACCTCCACGCCATAGGCCACCGCCTCGGCGACCTGCGGATGTTGCAAGAGGATGTTCTCCACCTCGGTGGTGGAGACGTTTTCGCCCTTCCAGCGATAGGTATCGCCCAGGCGATCGATGAACTGCGCATGGCCAAAACCGATATCGCGCAGCAGGTCGCCGGTATTGAAGTAACGGTCGCCCTTCTCGAACACGTCGGTGAGGATCACCTTCAGGTTCTTTTCCGGCTCGGTATAGCCGTCCAGCGGTGCCTTGTCGTCGATCTTCGCCAGCAGCAGGCCTTGCCCACCCTTGGCGACCTTCTGCATGAAGCCGGAACCGTTGCGGATCGGCGCGCAGGTGTCGTGGGCATACTCCACCAGCGCCCAGGGCGCCAGGGAAAAGCCCACGGTATTGTCGAAGTTGAGCACGTTGGTAAAGCCGATATTGCCGTCGCTGGCGGCATACAGCTCACAGATATGCTCGATGCCGAAACGCTGCTTGAACGGCCCCCACACGCCGGGGCGCAGGCCGTTGCCGACCATCTTCACCACGCTGTTGTCACGGTCGTGCTCGCAGGCAGGCTGGTCAACCAGGTAACGGCACAGCTCGCCCACATAACCAATGGTGGTGGCCTTGAACCGGCGGGCGTCTTCCCAGAACCGGCTGGCGCTGAACTTGCGGCGAATGGCGAAGCCCGAGGCGCCGCTGATGGCCGAGCCCCAGCACACGCACAACCCGGTGGCGTGATACAGCGGCAAGGTGCAGTACAGGATATCGGCCGGCTGCATGTCGAGGGCGATCATGCCGAAGCTGGCCGAGCTGCGCATCCAGCGGCCGTGCTTGAAAATACCGGCCTTGGGCAGCCCGGTGGTGCCGGAGGTGTAGATATAGAAGCACGGATCGTCGAGGTAGATCCGCGCGGTACTTGGTGGGTTGGACGATTCACTGGCGGCGCTGGCGGTCATCAGGTCGATGCAACCGGCAGGCGTTGGCCCGGACGCCACATCCGGATCGGCGACGAACCAGGTGCGCGCCTCGTCGATGGCGACCTGATCGCGAATCGCCGAGTAGGCATCCAGCAGTTCGCCGCCGACGATCATCGCTACCGGCTTCACCAGGTTCACGCTGTGCACCAGCACACTGCCGGTCTGCGCGGTATTGAGCATGGCGCAGATGCCGCCGAGCTTGGCCACCGCCAGCACGCTCACCAGCAACTCGGGACGGTTCTCGACGAAGATCGCCACCACGTCGCCCTTGCCGATGCCCTGGCTCGCCAGGTAATGGGCGATCCGGTTGGCCCACTGGTTGGCCTGTGCATAACTCAACACCCGGTCGCCGTACAGCAGCGCCGGGCCGTCGGGGTTGCGTTGGGTGGCCTGCTCGAAGGTCCAGCCCAGCCCGCAGGGCTGATCGGCGCGCTTGACGTTGGCTATCTGCATGCCCTTGATGACCCGCGGCAACGCCCGGGCGATGGAGGGCAACTTCCGTAGCATCATGCCCCAGGTGATCATGTCGTGCTGATGAGTGCTCATGACGGTTCCTGTTCGACGCAAAAGGATCCTGCACGGGGCCAGGCCGGGCAGGCGGACAAGGGTCGATGGGGCTATTCAGCTGGGGCCCGAGGGCGGGCCGCGACGGCAAACAGGAGAAACAGGGGGCGTGCTATTGGCAGTAACGC from Pseudomonas chlororaphis subsp. chlororaphis encodes:
- a CDS encoding DUF3309 family protein — encoded protein: MGTILIIILILLLIGGLPVFPHSRSWGYGPSGIIGVVLVVLLVLLLLGRI
- a CDS encoding ankyrin repeat domain-containing protein, which translates into the protein MSDKSRQMTAEEAAEFTEQVFNVARQGDAQMLDKLASSGLPVNLRNHKGDTLLMLASYYGHVDAVQVLLKHKADPEIRNNNGQSPIAGAAFKGDLAVVKALVEGGAEVEGSSFDGRTALMMAAMFNRTEIVDYLIGKGANPRATDANGVSALDAAKTMGAVDTTAQLQKLLG
- a CDS encoding YnfA family protein, with product MLNYLWFFLAALFEIAGCYAFWMWLRQGKSAWWMVPALASLMLFALLLTKIEASYAGRAYAAYGGIYIIASIGWLGMVERVRLLSSDWLGVALCVIGASIILFGPRFTNG
- a CDS encoding long-chain-acyl-CoA synthetase, with product MSTHQHDMITWGMMLRKLPSIARALPRVIKGMQIANVKRADQPCGLGWTFEQATQRNPDGPALLYGDRVLSYAQANQWANRIAHYLASQGIGKGDVVAIFVENRPELLVSVLAVAKLGGICAMLNTAQTGSVLVHSVNLVKPVAMIVGGELLDAYSAIRDQVAIDEARTWFVADPDVASGPTPAGCIDLMTASAASESSNPPSTARIYLDDPCFYIYTSGTTGLPKAGIFKHGRWMRSSASFGMIALDMQPADILYCTLPLYHATGLCVCWGSAISGASGFAIRRKFSASRFWEDARRFKATTIGYVGELCRYLVDQPACEHDRDNSVVKMVGNGLRPGVWGPFKQRFGIEHICELYAASDGNIGFTNVLNFDNTVGFSLAPWALVEYAHDTCAPIRNGSGFMQKVAKGGQGLLLAKIDDKAPLDGYTEPEKNLKVILTDVFEKGDRYFNTGDLLRDIGFGHAQFIDRLGDTYRWKGENVSTTEVENILLQHPQVAEAVAYGVEVHNTNGRAGMAAITPAESLATLDFTELLQFAREHLPGYAVPLFLRVKVKMETTGTFKYQKTRLKEEAFDPSKTGGDPVYAWLPGSATYVRVTEAVLADICAGRHRY
- a CDS encoding YheU family protein; this translates as MLIPHDQLEVDTLTRLIEDFVTRDGTDNGDDTPLETRVLRVRQALTKGQAVIVFDPDSEQCQLMLKHDVPKELFD
- a CDS encoding LTA synthase family protein; translated protein: MANPDVLSQQRASSRLLQPTVKSHLAYTLLCALAMMVMLSLLRVALLVYNREMILDTPASTFLEAFANGLRFDVRLVVYLSIPLLLALFSARAMAARGFFRFWLTIVSSIALFLGLMEMDFYREFHQRLNGLVFQYVKEDPKTVMSMLWYGFPVVRYLLAWAVGTWLLSLAFKGADRATRPRGPFSGGSIGTRQVAPWYARIGVFVVCLLVCVVAARGTLRQGPPLRWGDVYTTESNFANQLGLNGTLSLVEAAKSRMGEDRSNIWKATLPQPEAQQVVRDLLVMPDDKLVDADIAAVRRDYTPPADKTLPIKNVVVILMESMAGHSVGALGAPGNITPYLDQLSKEGLLFDRFFSNGTHTHQGMFATMACFPNLPGFEYLMQTPEGSHKLSGLPQVLSARKYDDVYVYNGDFAWDNQSGFFSNQGMTNFVGRNDFVDPVFSDPTWGVSDQDMFNRGLEELKARENGKPFYALLQTLSNHTPYALPTPLPVEKVTDRGSLNEHLTAMRYSDWALGQFFEKARKEPYFKETLFVIVGDHGFGNERQITEMDLGRFNVPMLMIAPGIQEKFGQRNHTVGTQVDIVPTIMGRLGGEVRHQCWGRDLLNLPEGDTGFGVIKPSGSEQTTAIVTADQILVLPREKEMAPKIYQYELGANPHAEVVPDAPRTAELKHKLEAFLQTATKSLLDNTAGVVHGTPD
- a CDS encoding PLDc N-terminal domain-containing protein, giving the protein MGSTFNTLVGLIILALDIWAIINVLKSSAETGMKILWVLLIILLPVLGLIIWAIAGPRGNVRL
- a CDS encoding SDR family oxidoreductase; the protein is MQNRMMITGAGSGLGREIALRWAREGWQLALSDVSEPGLQETLRLVRQAGGDGFVQRCDVRDYSQLTAFAQACEVKLGGIDVIVNNAGVASGGFFSELSLEDWDWQIAINLMGVVKGCKAFLPLLEKSKGRIINIASMAALMQGPAMSNYNVAKAGVVALSESLLIELAQQEIGVHVVCPSFFQTNLLDSFRGPTPAMKAQVGKLLESSPISAADIADYIYTRVAAGEFMILPHEQGRMAWALKQKNPQLLYDEMTLMADKMRAKAKQNAS
- a CDS encoding osmoprotectant NAGGN system M42 family peptidase, producing MTRSIPEPDLNYLQKVLLEMLAIPSPTGFTDTIVRYVAERLEELGIPFELTRRGTIRATLKGQKNSPDRAVSAHLDTIGASVRAVKDNGRLTLAPVGCWSSRFAEGSRVSLFTDNGVLRGSVLPLMASGHAFNTAVDEMPISWDHIELRLDAYCTTRADCESLGIGVGDFVAFDPLPEFTESGHISARHLDDKAGVAALLAALKAIVDSSEPLMIDCHPLFTITEETGSGAAAALPWDVSEFVGIDIAPVAPGQHSSEHAVSVAMQDSGGPYDYHLSRHLLRLATEHELPVRRDLFRYYFSDAHSAVTAGHDIRTALLAFGCDATHGYERTHIDSLAALSRLLGAYILSPPVFASDAQPAQGSLDRFSHQLEHDTQMESDTRVPSVDSLVGQKS